The genomic interval GGCCGCACCTGGTCAACCGGATCCTGGTGCCCACCGAGAAGACCAAGACGATGAAAGGCGGCAAGGAGAAGGTCATGGAGACCAAGCTCTACCCGGGCTACGTCTTCGTGGAGATGCAGCTCGAGCCCGACGGCCGGATCCCCCAGGACGTCTTCTTCCTGATCAAGGAGACCACCGGCGTCGGCGACTTCATCGGCACCGCGGGCCGCCCGAGCCCGATGTCGATCCCCGAGATCGAGAAGATGCTCACCTCCGCCAAGCCGCAGGAAGAGCAGCCGCAGGTGCGGATGGAGTTCGAGCCGGGTGACCACATCCGCATCAAGGAAGGCCCCTTCGAGAACATGGAGGGGACCGTCGACGAGCTGCTGCCCGATCAGGGCAAGGTCCGCGTGATCGTCACGATCTTCGGGCGGGCGACGCCGGTGGAGCTGGAGTACTGGTTGATCGAGCGGATCACCGAGTGAGGCTCTGGTGAGGCTCTCGGGTCCCGGCTCGCCGAGGCCGCTTGGTCGGACGACGGCGTCGGGTCCACCTCGGCCTGTCGGCGAATGTTCCTGACACCTTCGCGCTCTCTTAGAGCCCTGCGCGGAAGGCGTTGAGCAGGTTGAAGCCGAAGCTGGGATAGGCGGCGGCGGTGTCGGCGAGCCGCTCGGTGGCGGCGGGGTCGTGCAGACCGGTGGCGAAGAGGTTGATCGCCTCTTCAGCGCCTGGGCCCACCAGGTGGGCGCCGACGAGGCGCCGGTCGCGGGCGGCATCGGAGCCGGCGTAGACGAACTTGTAGTAGGCGTGCTCGGCGCGTTGCTGCTTCATCAGCTTCCAGGCGGAGGCGTCGCCGCTGACGGCATCGACTTCCCCGAGGCCGGCGGTACCCCGGGCCTCGGCTTCGGTGTAGCCGGCCATCGCCGCGGTGGGCAGCGTGAAGGCGGCGGCGGTGATCCGCGGCGGGTCCGGCCGCAGGTGCGTCCGCGGCGGGTCGGCGTCGAGCAGGTTGCGGCGGAGCACGCGGCCGTCGCGGGCGGCCGTGGGGGTGAGCGAGGGGTTGCCGGTGTCGGCGACGTCGCCGCCCGCGTAGATGCGGGGGTTCGTCGTGCGGAGCTGCCGATCCACGCGGACGCCGCGTTCTCCGGCCTCGACGCCGGCGGCCGGCAGGTTCAAGCCGGCGACGGCCGGAACCCGGCCGGCGGTGGCCACGACCAGGTCGACCTCCACGGGCGGGCTGCCGTCGCCCTGGCAGAGCCGGAAGCCGCTCTGGCTCGGCTCGATCGCGGTCACCCGGCGCCCCGTCGACAGGCGGACGCCCACCGCCGCCATGCCCGCGGCGACCACCCGGACCGCGTCCGCGTCGAAGGGTGCCAGGACCCGGTCCGCGGCCTCGAACACGGTGACGCGGCTGCCCGCGACGGCGGCGACCGCCGCGAACTCCAACCCGACGTACCCGCCCCCGACGAAGGCGACGCGGCGTGGGAGCGCGTCGAGACGGAGGAACGCGGCGGAGTCGATGGCGTGCCCGCCGCCGGCGGTGTCCAGCGTCCCGGGCACGCGGCCGGTGCACACCGCCGCCTTGCCGAAGCGGAAGCGATCGCCGGCGACCTCCAGCGTCTGCTCGTCGACGAAGGCGGCCTCGGCCTCCACGAGGCGGATGCCGGCGGCGGCGAGGTCGTGGCGGGTCTGCGCCGGGATCGGGGCCGTGAAAGATTCTTTGAAGGCGTGGAGCTCGCCGTACCGCAGCTCCGGCGTCCCGCCGAGGCCGTGCCCGCGGAATGCTATGAAGCGGTGGAGGGCCTCCGCGGCGGCGACCA from Phycisphaera mikurensis NBRC 102666 carries:
- the nusG gene encoding transcription termination/antitermination protein NusG — encoded protein: MTETDTQADDPNLEEAPNGGAATDLEDGIVEEEEPLVFPGMNWFVLRVASNKEDSVRKTLLRKVKIEGFDGEHPDRPHLVNRILVPTEKTKTMKGGKEKVMETKLYPGYVFVEMQLEPDGRIPQDVFFLIKETTGVGDFIGTAGRPSPMSIPEIEKMLTSAKPQEEQPQVRMEFEPGDHIRIKEGPFENMEGTVDELLPDQGKVRVIVTIFGRATPVELEYWLIERITE
- a CDS encoding dihydrolipoyl dehydrogenase family protein produces the protein MTDVDVAILGCGTAGQMPAYAAAKAGRSVLMIDPHSPGGTCANRGCDAKKPLVAAAEALHRFIAFRGHGLGGTPELRYGELHAFKESFTAPIPAQTRHDLAAAGIRLVEAEAAFVDEQTLEVAGDRFRFGKAAVCTGRVPGTLDTAGGGHAIDSAAFLRLDALPRRVAFVGGGYVGLEFAAVAAVAGSRVTVFEAADRVLAPFDADAVRVVAAGMAAVGVRLSTGRRVTAIEPSQSGFRLCQGDGSPPVEVDLVVATAGRVPAVAGLNLPAAGVEAGERGVRVDRQLRTTNPRIYAGGDVADTGNPSLTPTAARDGRVLRRNLLDADPPRTHLRPDPPRITAAAFTLPTAAMAGYTEAEARGTAGLGEVDAVSGDASAWKLMKQQRAEHAYYKFVYAGSDAARDRRLVGAHLVGPGAEEAINLFATGLHDPAATERLADTAAAYPSFGFNLLNAFRAGL